The genomic region CATGGTTTTTTTCGGCATTCTGTCGATCTTCGGGACACTCAGCGGGCTCTCCATCTATGGTGCTGTCGTCAATGTCCGGGATCTCGGCCCTATGGCAGCGGGTCTGGTTTGTGGACCGTACATCGGAATCGGGTCAGGGATTATCGGGGGGTTGTTCCGGTTTTTCCAGGGGGGTCCGTATATGTGGACAGGGTTATCCGCCCCCATCCTTTCAGGCATTCTCGGGGGGATAATGTATCTTGCCAACAAACGGCAGTTTGTCCCTATCTGGGTCGCGGTGCTCTTGATCGGGCTTTCTGAGACGCTTATCTCATGTTATACTCTCATTCTCGTAACAAAACCTTCAGAATTTTTTACTGTCGTCACATCAGTTGCAATCCCCATGGTCGTTTTCAACATTATCGGTATGTTCATTTTCGCCTCCGTGGTTTACCTTATTCTTGACGAAAAGAAGGCGCAGAAGGAGATGCAGGTACTCGAACTCGAAGTGGAATCCAAGAGGAACCTTTCCACCATCATCAACACGATCGCTTACCCGGTCTATGTCCTTGACCGCGACCACCGGTTTGTTCTCGTGAACGACAGCTTCTGCCGGTTTATCGATCGGACGAAGGATGAGATTCGTTTCAGGACACCCCGCGATTTTTTCTGTGAGACCGATTCAGCGTTCAACGGGGATATGACCGATGATGTCTTCCATAGTCAGACAACCCGGGAAGACGAAGTGATGATCACCAAACCTGACGGGCAGAAACGTACCATTATTTCCACTACGACTGTGTATAAGGGTGCACCTTGCCAGGGGTTTGTGATCGGCGTTATCCAGGATATCACTGAACGCAAACATGCAGAAGAGGCACTGCATGCCAGAGAGATCCGGTACCGCCGCCTCTTTGAGTCCACACATGACGGAATTCTCATTCTCGATGCCGATACCGGGCAAATCGTTGATGTAAATCCAATTTTAATTGACTTGCTAGGATTCTCCTACGAAGAGTTTCTTGGAAAGAAAATATGGGATATCGGAATTTTCAGGGATATCGTAGCTAACAAAGATAACTTCGAAAAATTGCAACGGGAGGAATTTATCCGTTACGAGCATCTGCCGCTCGAAACTGCTGATGGGCGGCAGATATTCGTGGAGTTTGTCAGCAATGTC from Methanoregula sp. harbors:
- a CDS encoding PAS domain S-box protein; its protein translation is MELTFIQSSVTLFEIVCVIIVFATVFMRSRFFNEVFEHRPAWTTQILLMVFFGILSIFGTLSGLSIYGAVVNVRDLGPMAAGLVCGPYIGIGSGIIGGLFRFFQGGPYMWTGLSAPILSGILGGIMYLANKRQFVPIWVAVLLIGLSETLISCYTLILVTKPSEFFTVVTSVAIPMVVFNIIGMFIFASVVYLILDEKKAQKEMQVLELEVESKRNLSTIINTIAYPVYVLDRDHRFVLVNDSFCRFIDRTKDEIRFRTPRDFFCETDSAFNGDMTDDVFHSQTTREDEVMITKPDGQKRTIISTTTVYKGAPCQGFVIGVIQDITERKHAEEALHAREIRYRRLFESTHDGILILDADTGQIVDVNPILIDLLGFSYEEFLGKKIWDIGIFRDIVANKDNFEKLQREEFIRYEHLPLETADGRQIFVEFVSNVYVVNDSKVIQCNVRDITERKKMTEQIVASLSEKVTLLQEVHHRVKNNLQIISSLLNMQIRKTTDPHTIEALKDSQNRVRSMAIVHEHLYKGKDFSHIDLGNYIRALGMVLFSSYEAGNQGVRLDLDVHDIYIDTNTAIPLGLISNELITNSLKYAFKEKKEGKLSITATEDHTGLTFVVADNGVGLSPDITLENQTSLGLQLISTLTDQLNGTVAIDRTGGTKFTFTFPKSVEKASEGDTERVT